One genomic segment of Thermovibrio guaymasensis includes these proteins:
- the ruvX gene encoding Holliday junction resolvase RuvX has product MRVMALDVGFKRIGVAISDPLGLTASPYTIIHRKSNRETFKELLRIIDEKGVGKIVVGIPVNREGKVTQIGQKIKKFASKLEEFLKEEGRKVEITFWDEAYSTKEAQEIARSLGKKKEELDDYAAALILREFLEQLQSKGQ; this is encoded by the coding sequence ATGAGGGTAATGGCCCTTGATGTCGGTTTTAAAAGGATAGGAGTGGCCATTTCAGACCCTCTGGGCCTTACAGCTTCACCCTACACCATTATACATAGGAAGAGTAATAGGGAGACTTTTAAGGAGCTCTTAAGGATAATTGATGAAAAGGGAGTTGGAAAAATAGTTGTAGGGATTCCTGTTAATAGGGAAGGGAAAGTTACTCAGATCGGCCAGAAGATAAAGAAATTTGCCTCAAAACTTGAAGAATTCTTAAAGGAAGAGGGAAGAAAAGTTGAGATAACCTTCTGGGATGAAGCTTACTCTACAAAGGAGGCTCAAGAGATCGCAAGGAGCTTGGGAAAGAAGAAAGAGGAACTTGACGACTACGCGGCAGCTCTAATTCTAAGGGAGTTCCTTGAACAATTGCAGTCTAAAGGGCAGTAG
- a CDS encoding ATP synthase F0 subunit B — protein MEGSIVSIDWTLAVQAVNFLVFMVLINKFLFKPLLELMEEREREVGAVYSEVEALKEKANSLFSQVEELLARAKEEAKAKIDEAVREAREEREKILSEAQEEALKKVEKAKEEIWKSFEEEKAKLEKEAERIAEEIVKKILGKVA, from the coding sequence ATGGAAGGAAGCATAGTATCAATAGACTGGACGCTGGCCGTCCAAGCAGTCAACTTCCTGGTTTTTATGGTTTTAATTAACAAGTTCCTCTTTAAGCCCCTCCTTGAGCTTATGGAGGAGAGAGAGAGGGAAGTTGGGGCTGTTTACTCTGAAGTTGAAGCTTTGAAAGAGAAGGCAAATTCCCTCTTTTCACAGGTTGAGGAGCTCCTAGCAAGGGCAAAGGAAGAGGCTAAAGCGAAAATTGATGAGGCCGTAAGGGAAGCAAGAGAGGAGAGGGAAAAGATACTTTCTGAAGCTCAAGAAGAAGCTCTCAAGAAGGTAGAGAAGGCTAAGGAAGAGATTTGGAAGTCCTTTGAGGAAGAGAAGGCTAAGCTTGAGAAGGAAGCTGAAAGGATAGCAGAGGAGATAGTTAAGAAAATTCTTGGAAAAGTTGCTTAG
- the atpF gene encoding F0F1 ATP synthase subunit B, with protein sequence MEHGGHLLFWKTVNTIILFAILYWLLRKPVSNFISNGIDSIVNKFEKAKKEKEEALNLLKEAEKKLEEAKEEAQRIVSYAEEVAQREKEQIISDAKQTAERVIKMADEEIEKEAYKAKEELKKFAVQKAIEIAEGRIKSSITPELNKKLIESSLEKL encoded by the coding sequence ATGGAACACGGAGGACACCTTCTATTTTGGAAGACCGTAAACACTATAATCCTCTTCGCAATCCTCTATTGGCTTCTTAGGAAACCTGTTTCAAACTTTATTTCAAACGGTATTGATTCAATAGTTAATAAGTTTGAAAAGGCAAAGAAAGAAAAAGAAGAAGCTTTAAACTTGCTTAAAGAAGCTGAGAAGAAGCTAGAAGAGGCTAAAGAGGAAGCTCAGAGGATAGTTTCCTACGCTGAAGAAGTGGCTCAGAGGGAGAAGGAACAGATAATAAGTGATGCGAAGCAGACTGCCGAAAGGGTTATAAAGATGGCAGACGAGGAGATTGAAAAGGAAGCTTACAAGGCCAAAGAGGAGCTTAAGAAGTTTGCAGTTCAGAAGGCAATTGAGATTGCCGAAGGAAGGATAAAGTCGTCTATTACTCCTGAGCTCAATAAAAAACTTATAGAGTCAAGTCTTGAAAAGCTTTAG
- a CDS encoding cyclic-phosphate processing receiver domain-containing protein — MKVYLDDWREPPPGYTGVKTVNQLKDLVKRYGKEIEVLDLDNYLEEYSYFGGNGIDFIKWLEEAVYTGEVELNPDVKIVSHSSDPIMRYEIEEVGRRIKAYLRSRR; from the coding sequence TTGAAAGTATACCTTGATGACTGGAGAGAACCACCCCCAGGTTACACAGGAGTTAAGACGGTAAATCAGCTAAAAGATTTAGTAAAGAGATACGGGAAGGAGATAGAAGTCCTTGACCTTGATAACTACCTTGAGGAGTACTCTTACTTTGGAGGAAACGGAATAGACTTCATTAAGTGGCTTGAAGAGGCAGTATACACCGGAGAGGTTGAACTTAACCCTGATGTTAAAATTGTTAGCCACTCCTCCGACCCTATCATGAGATACGAGATTGAAGAGGTCGGAAGGAGGATAAAAGCCTATTTAAGGAGTAGGAGATGA
- the atpH gene encoding ATP synthase F1 subunit delta → MRPEVRIARRYAKALAEVLPDEKLEKVLKEVEALLQFFDEKALKYFKSPVVPVEKKRVLLEQVLLKVEVTDELKKILLLMARRNRLGLLKDFKEEFESFVNSRLGIVKAEITSASELDQETLDKIAKKIEELFGKRAEIVVKLDPSIIGGFIVKVADKVLDASIKTQLENLKKAIAD, encoded by the coding sequence ATGAGACCGGAAGTTAGAATCGCCAGAAGGTACGCTAAAGCCCTGGCAGAGGTTTTACCAGACGAGAAGTTGGAGAAAGTTTTAAAGGAGGTTGAAGCTCTCCTTCAGTTCTTTGACGAGAAGGCTCTAAAGTACTTTAAGAGCCCCGTTGTGCCGGTTGAGAAGAAGAGAGTTCTCCTTGAGCAGGTCCTTTTAAAGGTTGAAGTTACTGACGAGCTAAAGAAAATCCTCCTCTTGATGGCTCGGAGAAACAGGTTAGGCCTTCTAAAGGACTTCAAAGAGGAGTTTGAGAGCTTCGTAAACTCTAGACTCGGTATCGTAAAGGCAGAGATTACTTCAGCCTCTGAACTTGACCAAGAGACTCTGGACAAGATAGCGAAGAAGATAGAGGAGCTCTTCGGTAAGAGAGCAGAGATAGTTGTAAAACTTGACCCCTCCATAATAGGTGGTTTCATAGTTAAAGTCGCCGATAAAGTCCTTGATGCTTCAATAAAGACTCAGCTGGAAAACTTAAAGAAAGCTATTGCAGATTAA
- the atpA gene encoding F0F1 ATP synthase subunit alpha yields the protein MQLRAEEISELIRKQIEEFESSVKLDETGIVIKVGDGVARVYGLENVEFGEVVEFEDGTEGVAFNLEEDNVGVVLLGEGRGIVEGGKAKRTGRILDMPVGDGLIGRVLDPLGNPIDGKGDIEYVERRAVERIAPGIVTRKPVHEPLQTGIKAIDALIPIGRGQRELIIGDRQTGKTTIAVDTILNQKREGVICVYCAVGQKRSTVAQTVQLLKELGAMDYTIVISATASDPAALQYLAPYAACTVAEYFRDTGRAALIVYDDLSKQAVAYREMSLLLRRPPGREAYPGDVFYLHSRLLERAAKLNDELGAGSLTALPIVETKAGDISAYIPTNVISITDGQIFLETDLFYKGQRPAINVGLSVSRVGGAAQIKAMKQVAGKLRLELARYRELEAFAQFASDLDPATRAQLERGRRLMELLKQPPHKPIPVEKQIVAFFAAINGYLDDLPVEAVTKFEWELYAFMDAKYSDVLNEILEKKQLDDELTEKLHKAIKEFKATFTA from the coding sequence ATGCAACTGAGGGCAGAAGAGATTTCAGAGTTAATAAGGAAGCAGATTGAAGAGTTTGAATCCTCTGTAAAGCTTGATGAAACGGGAATCGTTATCAAGGTCGGTGACGGAGTCGCAAGGGTTTACGGTCTTGAGAACGTTGAATTTGGAGAAGTTGTAGAGTTTGAAGATGGCACGGAAGGTGTTGCTTTTAACCTTGAAGAGGACAACGTAGGTGTTGTTCTCCTTGGTGAAGGAAGAGGTATCGTTGAAGGAGGAAAGGCTAAGAGGACTGGAAGAATCCTTGACATGCCTGTTGGTGACGGCCTCATTGGAAGGGTTCTTGACCCTCTAGGAAATCCGATAGATGGAAAGGGAGACATTGAGTACGTTGAAAGAAGAGCAGTTGAGCGTATTGCTCCTGGAATTGTTACGAGAAAGCCGGTTCATGAACCTCTCCAAACGGGTATTAAAGCTATAGACGCCCTGATTCCAATCGGAAGGGGACAGAGAGAGCTTATCATTGGTGACAGGCAAACCGGTAAAACAACCATTGCCGTAGATACAATCCTCAACCAGAAGAGGGAAGGGGTTATCTGCGTCTACTGTGCAGTAGGCCAGAAGCGTTCAACTGTTGCCCAGACTGTTCAGCTCTTAAAAGAGCTTGGCGCTATGGATTACACAATAGTTATTTCTGCTACTGCATCTGACCCTGCTGCCCTCCAGTACCTTGCTCCTTACGCAGCCTGTACTGTTGCCGAGTACTTTAGGGATACAGGAAGGGCAGCTCTCATAGTTTATGACGATCTCTCAAAGCAGGCAGTAGCCTACCGTGAAATGTCACTCCTCCTCAGGCGTCCACCTGGAAGGGAGGCTTACCCTGGAGACGTCTTCTACCTTCACTCAAGGCTCCTTGAAAGGGCAGCAAAGCTTAACGATGAGCTTGGAGCAGGTTCTCTTACAGCTCTTCCAATAGTTGAAACGAAGGCTGGAGACATTTCAGCTTACATTCCAACAAACGTAATTTCAATTACGGACGGACAGATCTTCCTTGAAACAGACCTCTTCTACAAGGGTCAAAGGCCAGCCATTAACGTTGGTCTTTCTGTTTCAAGGGTCGGTGGTGCTGCTCAGATTAAGGCTATGAAGCAGGTTGCAGGTAAGCTGAGACTTGAGCTTGCAAGGTATAGGGAACTTGAAGCCTTTGCCCAATTTGCTTCCGACCTTGACCCTGCTACAAGGGCACAGCTTGAGAGGGGTAGGAGGTTAATGGAGCTCCTCAAGCAGCCTCCTCACAAGCCAATTCCCGTTGAAAAGCAGATTGTTGCTTTCTTTGCTGCTATTAACGGCTACCTTGATGACCTTCCTGTTGAGGCAGTTACGAAGTTTGAGTGGGAGCTCTACGCATTTATGGATGCTAAGTACTCTGACGTTCTAAACGAGATTCTTGAGAAGAAGCAGCTTGACGATGAGCTTACGGAGAAGCTCCACAAGGCTATTAAGGAGTTTAAGGCCACCTTCACCGCTTAA
- a CDS encoding FoF1 ATP synthase subunit delta/epsilon produces MATVKGIPTTMKFQLASATGKHYEFEVREVYIETEDGDLGVLPGHQPEFYSVGAGFVVCRTADGQEVKKLLYSGFVQVEPDVVRIGVQEIYEPGEVNVELLEEEVSQLKEKLTSLSEEEEEARSQIEREIRRKEELIKKAR; encoded by the coding sequence ATGGCTACCGTGAAAGGAATTCCTACAACTATGAAGTTTCAGCTGGCTTCGGCCACAGGTAAGCACTACGAGTTTGAAGTAAGAGAAGTCTACATTGAAACGGAGGATGGAGACCTAGGAGTCTTACCTGGCCACCAGCCTGAGTTCTACTCTGTAGGTGCGGGCTTTGTTGTCTGCAGAACGGCTGACGGACAGGAAGTAAAGAAGCTCCTCTACTCCGGTTTTGTTCAGGTTGAACCTGACGTTGTTAGGATCGGAGTTCAGGAGATTTATGAGCCGGGAGAAGTTAACGTAGAGCTCCTTGAAGAGGAAGTTAGTCAGCTTAAGGAGAAACTAACTTCACTCTCAGAAGAGGAAGAAGAAGCTAGGTCTCAGATAGAAAGGGAAATTAGAAGGAAGGAAGAGCTAATCAAGAAGGCCCGCTAA
- the mnmA gene encoding tRNA 2-thiouridine(34) synthase MnmA has protein sequence MGKRVLLGFSGGVDSFYSAYLLREKSFDVHLIYFKLLKTANPERVRKSAELLKLPLTVIDLSDEFRKAVIDYFIRYYKLGLTPNPCAVCNREIKLKYLYRLMKELSFDFIATGHYARVVYVPEFRRNLISRGVDRRKEQSYFLSLVEREVFDSLLLPLGDFTKEEVVKRAKELGFEYRGESQDICFIPGEYTEFLKRFIKPRPGYFRLRDGTVLGRHKGLFYYTVGQRRGLGIPYKHSLYVLELLPEENAVVVGSKEEILKDEILVWKLNWHVKPEELVGREIEVQIRYRAKPVKVRELKYLNSDFYCVKLAAKVEAPAPGQVCAFYNGDLLIGGGEITREGAGRWKEA, from the coding sequence ATGGGAAAGAGAGTTTTACTTGGGTTCAGCGGCGGAGTTGATAGCTTTTACAGTGCCTATCTACTGAGAGAGAAGAGTTTTGACGTCCACTTGATTTACTTTAAGCTCCTTAAAACGGCAAATCCAGAGAGGGTTAGAAAGAGTGCTGAACTCCTTAAACTTCCTCTAACAGTTATAGACCTATCAGATGAGTTTAGAAAGGCGGTAATAGATTACTTCATCCGTTACTACAAGTTGGGTCTAACTCCGAACCCCTGTGCAGTGTGTAATAGGGAAATAAAGTTAAAGTACCTGTACAGGTTGATGAAGGAGCTCTCCTTTGACTTTATTGCAACCGGCCACTACGCAAGGGTAGTTTACGTTCCGGAGTTTAGGAGGAACCTAATTTCAAGGGGAGTAGATAGGAGGAAGGAGCAGTCTTACTTCCTTTCCCTTGTAGAGAGAGAAGTTTTTGATTCTTTACTCCTCCCTTTAGGTGATTTTACTAAAGAAGAAGTTGTAAAGAGGGCAAAAGAGCTAGGGTTTGAGTATAGGGGGGAGAGTCAGGATATATGCTTTATTCCTGGAGAGTATACAGAGTTCCTTAAAAGGTTCATAAAGCCAAGACCCGGTTACTTTAGGCTCAGAGATGGAACCGTTCTTGGAAGGCACAAAGGCCTCTTTTACTACACCGTTGGTCAAAGGAGAGGACTTGGAATTCCCTATAAACATTCCCTCTACGTCCTAGAACTCTTACCGGAGGAGAATGCTGTAGTTGTTGGAAGTAAGGAAGAGATTCTGAAGGATGAGATTTTAGTTTGGAAGTTAAACTGGCACGTAAAACCTGAAGAACTTGTGGGTAGAGAAATTGAAGTTCAGATAAGGTATAGGGCGAAACCGGTAAAAGTTAGAGAATTAAAGTATTTAAATTCTGACTTTTATTGTGTAAAATTAGCGGCGAAAGTAGAAGCTCCTGCTCCGGGGCAGGTCTGCGCCTTTTACAACGGAGATCTGCTTATCGGAGGGGGAGAAATTACAAGGGAAGGAGCCGGGAGATGGAAGGAAGCATAG
- a CDS encoding thiamine biosynthesis protein ThiS, whose translation MGKILVELEGKEREVEFKGKRIRVDRLLDLLNIYPETAVVVKGKELLCDDDLLSDGERVKVVVATSKG comes from the coding sequence GTGGGAAAAATTTTAGTTGAACTTGAAGGAAAAGAAAGGGAAGTTGAGTTTAAAGGGAAGAGGATAAGGGTTGATAGGTTGCTTGACCTCCTTAACATCTACCCTGAGACGGCGGTTGTAGTAAAGGGGAAAGAGCTCCTTTGTGATGACGACCTCCTATCGGACGGGGAGAGAGTTAAGGTAGTAGTAGCAACCTCAAAGGGGTAG
- the gatC gene encoding Asp-tRNA(Asn)/Glu-tRNA(Gln) amidotransferase subunit GatC produces MKLSREEVLHIAHLARIELKEEEVEKFRKELSEILSFVEKLNELDTEGIDPKFSVIPPENVLREDVPSVSLPREKVFMNAPETDGEYFIVPKVVKK; encoded by the coding sequence ATGAAGCTGAGTAGAGAGGAAGTTCTACACATCGCCCACCTTGCAAGAATTGAATTAAAGGAAGAAGAAGTTGAAAAGTTTAGGAAGGAGCTGTCAGAAATTCTTTCCTTCGTTGAGAAGTTAAACGAGCTTGACACAGAGGGAATTGACCCGAAGTTCAGCGTTATTCCACCTGAAAATGTACTCAGGGAAGACGTCCCATCTGTGTCTTTACCAAGGGAAAAAGTTTTTATGAACGCACCTGAAACCGACGGTGAGTACTTCATAGTTCCAAAAGTTGTTAAGAAATAG
- the atpG gene encoding ATP synthase F1 subunit gamma, producing the protein MPGMREIKAKIKSLKGTKRITAAMKAVSAAKLRKAQDELFNVRPYAEVMKGITEGLYLRENPAIHSIFKVRPVKRIELVVISSDKGLCGAFNANIIRNVNRFARQKIEEGVEVSLTTVGNKATQFFTKYSDLNVRKSIKDIFRRIGLPLAQEIAYDLYLGYTSEYFDEVFLVYNKFYNALKQEVTFEKIMPLSVEVEEGTPVAEYTVGPDEKVVEEAVKAYVSAAVLRALKESETSEHAARMTAMDNATKNAEDLIRKLTISFNKARQAAITKELIEITTAIEAMK; encoded by the coding sequence ATGCCTGGAATGAGAGAAATTAAAGCTAAGATAAAGAGCCTTAAGGGGACTAAGCGGATTACTGCCGCTATGAAGGCAGTGTCCGCTGCTAAACTCCGTAAGGCTCAGGATGAGCTCTTTAACGTTCGCCCTTACGCTGAAGTAATGAAGGGGATAACAGAAGGGCTCTACTTGAGGGAAAACCCAGCCATCCACTCAATCTTTAAGGTAAGGCCTGTTAAGAGGATAGAGCTTGTCGTTATCTCTTCCGATAAGGGACTCTGTGGTGCCTTTAATGCAAATATAATAAGGAACGTTAACAGATTTGCCCGTCAGAAGATAGAAGAGGGCGTTGAAGTCAGCTTAACTACCGTCGGTAATAAGGCGACTCAGTTCTTTACGAAGTACTCTGATTTAAATGTGAGGAAATCTATTAAGGATATCTTTAGGCGTATAGGCCTTCCTCTAGCTCAGGAGATAGCTTACGACCTTTACCTCGGCTATACTTCTGAGTACTTTGATGAGGTTTTCCTCGTATATAACAAGTTCTACAACGCCTTAAAGCAGGAAGTTACTTTTGAAAAGATTATGCCCCTTTCTGTAGAGGTTGAGGAGGGAACTCCCGTAGCTGAGTATACGGTAGGTCCCGATGAGAAGGTAGTTGAAGAGGCAGTTAAGGCGTACGTTTCCGCCGCTGTTCTAAGGGCCCTTAAGGAGTCTGAGACTTCTGAACATGCAGCTAGAATGACAGCAATGGATAACGCTACGAAGAACGCAGAGGATCTAATTAGGAAGTTGACTATCTCCTTTAACAAAGCACGTCAGGCTGCAATCACTAAGGAGCTCATTGAAATTACAACTGCAATAGAGGCAATGAAATAA
- the gatA gene encoding Asp-tRNA(Asn)/Glu-tRNA(Gln) amidotransferase subunit GatA — protein sequence MELINKSLTELHTLIKKKEVKPSEVLEELLKRIEETESKLNAYITVFEEKARKKAEILDEELTRLNEDEVPEFFGIPISIKDNINVEGVRMTCASKMLENFVSPYDATVVKRLRERGAIFVGKNNLDEFAMGSSTETSYFGPTKNPWDLERVPGGSSGGSAAAVSARSAIASLGSDTGGSIRQPAAFCGVVGLKPTYGRVSRYGLTAFASSLDQIGPITKNVEDATYLLNLISGQDSKDATSAKVPVPNFLEALNGEVKGLKAGLPKEYFIEGVDPEVKEAVLSAVKKLESLGVEIVEVSLPNTKYAVETYYIIAPAEASSNLGRFDGVRYTYRAKDYKDLIDMYKKTRAEGFGNEVKRRIMIGTYTLSAGYYDAYYLKAQKVRTLIYQGFQKAFEEVDFLITPVTPETAFKIGEKTDDPIKMYLSDIFTIAVNLAGLPAISIPCGFDSKNLPIGLQLIGKAFDEETILKVAHTVEKELSLNLTPSL from the coding sequence ATGGAACTTATAAATAAGAGTTTGACAGAGCTCCACACACTTATAAAGAAAAAAGAGGTTAAGCCTAGCGAGGTTTTGGAGGAGCTCCTTAAAAGAATAGAGGAGACAGAATCTAAGCTCAACGCCTACATAACCGTTTTTGAAGAGAAAGCCCGCAAAAAGGCTGAAATCCTTGATGAAGAACTTACAAGACTCAATGAAGATGAAGTGCCGGAGTTCTTTGGAATCCCAATCTCAATAAAGGACAACATAAACGTTGAAGGCGTAAGGATGACCTGCGCCTCAAAGATGCTTGAGAATTTCGTATCTCCCTACGATGCTACAGTCGTTAAAAGGTTAAGGGAAAGAGGAGCAATATTTGTAGGTAAGAACAACCTTGACGAGTTCGCAATGGGTTCCTCAACCGAGACTTCATACTTCGGCCCTACAAAAAACCCCTGGGACTTAGAAAGGGTTCCTGGAGGTTCTTCGGGAGGTAGCGCCGCAGCAGTTTCCGCCCGCTCTGCCATTGCTTCTTTAGGTTCAGACACCGGAGGTTCAATCAGACAGCCGGCTGCGTTCTGCGGAGTTGTAGGTCTAAAACCGACTTACGGCAGGGTATCAAGATATGGACTTACCGCCTTTGCATCCTCACTTGACCAGATAGGCCCTATAACCAAGAACGTAGAGGATGCAACATACCTTTTAAACCTTATCTCAGGTCAGGACTCAAAGGATGCAACTTCAGCAAAAGTTCCGGTTCCCAACTTCCTTGAGGCTCTTAACGGGGAGGTAAAAGGCCTTAAAGCAGGTCTACCAAAGGAGTACTTCATAGAGGGAGTTGATCCTGAAGTTAAAGAGGCCGTTTTAAGCGCAGTAAAGAAGCTGGAATCCCTCGGAGTTGAAATAGTTGAAGTTTCCCTACCTAATACGAAGTACGCAGTAGAGACCTACTACATAATTGCCCCAGCAGAGGCCTCTTCAAACTTGGGAAGGTTTGACGGAGTAAGGTACACCTACAGAGCAAAAGACTACAAAGACTTGATAGACATGTACAAGAAGACCCGGGCTGAAGGTTTTGGAAACGAAGTTAAAAGGAGAATAATGATAGGAACCTACACTCTAAGCGCCGGATACTACGACGCCTACTACTTAAAGGCTCAAAAAGTTAGAACTCTAATTTACCAGGGCTTCCAAAAGGCCTTTGAGGAGGTAGACTTCCTCATTACCCCAGTAACTCCAGAAACCGCATTCAAAATAGGAGAGAAGACGGACGACCCTATAAAGATGTACCTCTCAGACATCTTCACGATTGCCGTGAACCTTGCAGGACTTCCGGCGATATCTATTCCCTGCGGATTTGATAGTAAGAACCTTCCAATTGGACTCCAGCTAATCGGAAAAGCTTTTGATGAAGAAACAATTCTAAAAGTTGCCCACACAGTAGAAAAGGAGCTCTCCCTTAACCTTACTCCATCCCTTTAA
- the atpD gene encoding F0F1 ATP synthase subunit beta encodes MAEHKGKIVQIVGPVIDVEFPDGKLPEIYHALKVPNVKQITWDGKIEEGDLMLEVHQHLGENRVRCVAFGATEGLKRGMEVIDTGDYLKVPVGHATRGRIFNVVGKPIDGQGPVEAEEYWPIHRPAPPLTEQKTVAEIFETGIKVIDLLEPYAKGGKTGLFGGAGVGKTVLLMELIHNVAMKHGGFSVFAGVGERTREGTDLWLEMKESGVLENTVLVYGQMNEPPGNRWRVAMTGVTMAEYFRDVEGRDMMFFVDNMFRFIQAGSEVSALLGRIPSEVGYQPTLATEVGAIQERITSTNKGSITSVQAIYVPADDFTDPAPFTLFAHLDATTVLSRALAEQGIYPAVDPLESTSRMLDPHIVGERHYKVAREVQRYLQRYKELLEIIAILGMEELSEEDKLVVHRARRIQLFLTQPFHVAEVFTGMPGKYVTVEETIRGFEMIVNGELDHLPEQAFYMVGTIDEAIEKGEKLMKEAKK; translated from the coding sequence ATGGCTGAGCACAAAGGTAAGATTGTTCAGATAGTTGGTCCGGTTATAGACGTTGAGTTCCCCGACGGAAAGCTCCCAGAGATCTACCACGCCCTTAAAGTTCCCAACGTCAAGCAGATTACTTGGGACGGTAAGATTGAAGAAGGTGACCTTATGCTTGAGGTTCACCAGCACTTAGGAGAGAACAGGGTAAGGTGTGTTGCCTTCGGTGCTACTGAAGGTTTAAAGAGGGGAATGGAGGTTATTGATACCGGTGATTACCTGAAGGTTCCTGTAGGTCACGCTACAAGGGGTAGGATTTTCAACGTTGTAGGAAAGCCCATTGACGGCCAAGGGCCAGTTGAGGCTGAAGAATACTGGCCTATCCACAGACCTGCTCCGCCTCTTACAGAGCAGAAGACCGTCGCTGAGATCTTTGAGACGGGAATTAAGGTTATTGACCTTCTAGAGCCTTACGCAAAGGGTGGTAAGACGGGACTCTTCGGTGGTGCTGGAGTTGGAAAGACGGTTCTCCTTATGGAGCTAATCCACAACGTTGCTATGAAGCACGGTGGTTTCTCTGTATTTGCCGGAGTTGGAGAAAGGACCAGGGAAGGAACAGACCTCTGGCTTGAGATGAAGGAGTCCGGAGTTCTTGAGAATACAGTTCTCGTATACGGTCAGATGAACGAGCCTCCTGGAAACAGGTGGCGTGTTGCGATGACCGGCGTTACCATGGCCGAGTACTTTAGGGACGTTGAAGGCCGTGATATGATGTTCTTCGTTGACAACATGTTCCGTTTCATTCAGGCAGGTTCAGAGGTTTCAGCTCTACTTGGAAGGATTCCTTCTGAGGTTGGTTACCAGCCGACTCTAGCAACTGAGGTAGGAGCAATTCAGGAGAGGATTACTTCAACTAATAAAGGTTCTATTACATCTGTTCAGGCTATTTACGTTCCTGCTGACGACTTTACAGACCCAGCTCCGTTTACTCTCTTTGCTCACCTTGACGCTACAACTGTTCTTTCAAGGGCACTTGCAGAGCAAGGTATCTACCCAGCCGTTGACCCACTTGAGTCAACCTCCCGTATGCTTGACCCCCACATCGTAGGTGAAAGGCACTATAAGGTTGCAAGGGAAGTTCAAAGATACCTCCAGAGGTATAAGGAGCTCCTAGAGATCATCGCTATTCTCGGTATGGAGGAGCTCAGCGAAGAGGACAAGCTCGTTGTCCACAGGGCAAGGAGGATTCAGCTCTTCCTCACACAGCCGTTCCACGTTGCTGAGGTCTTTACAGGAATGCCCGGTAAGTACGTTACAGTTGAGGAGACGATTCGCGGTTTTGAGATGATCGTTAACGGAGAGCTTGATCACCTTCCAGAACAGGCCTTCTACATGGTTGGAACAATTGATGAGGCGATTGAAAAGGGTGAGAAGTTAATGAAGGAAGCCAAGAAATAA